In Cottoperca gobio chromosome 1, fCotGob3.1, whole genome shotgun sequence, a genomic segment contains:
- the rnf38 gene encoding E3 ubiquitin-protein ligase RNF38 — protein sequence MPIAAAGQPTTQEPRVCPRLPSTPEPVPKGADLFDEAGAAESAERTEYGGTEGGRGLGGYSYSQSGARGFVQPGSTNGSPPHSPAASSSFLFHPLHPHQMAMEPPRTRSRSRSGYYQQYGGGNGNGITGSGVMGSHHQHQQQQQLFPQHHVAGCAPLGAHSNHPDNQPRAPGSNASPGIQRLPSVPGAHRIPAAGASGGSYHCHPDHAYGEESDKSEESPSPKRQRLSSQSVLEQLTSSAPPPSTPSPPIRPWESGPPSRRQPHPHAHYHQERCLTPARHRRSPPARRQRGRLSRPTRHLPPHHHHPSTQGPAPRLSPSEHQDENFHHNPHHPPPHQTYPTHTPIPYGQPSTAGGGAVGLEEPRAFHPPTLSPRLLHPAAHHHHLHHHHQQQHHATQQQQQQGAMVLDLHEQLQQASVPVSYTVTPVPPHSLAAPLCSGQHLPPTCSSQQVPACSVVFSTGQHYHPMLQACSMQHLPMPYAFPSLLSGDPQFLLPHPPHLSHHPPHLPTPAQFLPFQTQQPRSPLQRIENEVELLGEQLSVGGGFSYAHHHHHHHHHQPPPTLPPSTPLQFLSHHDPLSQELFTVPYPHFMPRRFTSRRYRSQQAVPPSPYHPSFLPYFLSMLPVPPNVAPTINLELDVDDGEVENYEALLNLAERLGEAKPRGLTKADIEQLPSYRFNSNNHQSEQTMCVVCMCDFESRQLLRVLPCNHEFHAKCVDKWLKANRTCPICRADASEVQRDSE from the exons ATGCCAATCGCAGCCGCTGGACAGCCAACGACTCAGGAGCCTAGAGTTTGCCCCCGGCTGCCCTCCACCCCGGAGCCTGTCCCTAAAGGGGCTGATTTATTCGACGAGGCGGGGGCGGCGGAGTCGGCGGAGCGAACAGAGTACGGGGGCACGGAGGGGGGCAGAGGACTCGGGGGCTATAGCTACAGCCAGAGCGGCGCTAGGGGCTTTGTACAGCCCGGATCCACCAACGGCTCTCCGCCGCATTCCCCAGCCGcgtcctcctctttcctcttccatCCCCTTCACCCCCACCAAATGGCCATGGAGCCCCCAAGGACTCGGTCGCGTTCTCGGTCTGGATATTACCAGCAGTACGGTGGTGGGAATGGCAATGGAATAACCGGCAGCGGAGTCATGGGCTCtcaccaccagcaccagcagcaacagcaactaTTTCCACAGCATCACGTTGCCGGTTGCGCACCACTAGGAGCTCACAGCAACCACCCGGACAACCAGCCGCGAGCCCCAGGAAGTAACGCCTCTCCCGGCATTCAGAGGCTCCCTTCGGTTCCCGGAGCGCACCGCATCCCGGCGGCAG GAGCCTCTGGCGGGTCCTACCACTGCCACCCAGATCATGCATATGGAGAGGAGAGTGATAAG AGCGAGGAAAGCCCCAGTCCAAAGCGCCAGAGGCTGTCCAGTCAGTCTGTCTTGGAACAGCTAACCTCATCTGCCCCCCCACCATCCACCCCATCTCCCCCCATCCGCCCCTGGGAGTCAGGGCCCCCAAGTCGGAGACAGCCTCACCCCCACGCGCACTACCACCAGGAGAGATGCCTCACTCCTGCTCGGCACAGACGCAG CCCGCCAGCAAGGCGTCAGCGTGGCCGTCTCTCCAGACCCACCCGTCACCTGcctccccaccaccaccacccctccACCCAAGGCCCCGCACCTCGCCTGTCGCCATCCGAGCACCAGGATGAAAATTTCCATCACAACCCCcatcacccccccccacaccagACATacccgacacacacacccatcccATACGGTCAGCCTTCCACGGCTGGAGGCGGGGCGGTAGGTTTGGAGGAGCCTCGAGCCTTCCACCCTCCCACATTGTCGCCACGACTACTGCACCCTGCTGCTCACCATCATCACCTTCACCACCATCATCAGCAACAGCATCATGcaacgcagcagcagcagcagcaaggagCCATGGTCTTGGACTTGCATGAACAG CTGCAGCAGGCCAGTGTCCCGGTCTCCTACACAGTGACCCCGGTCCCTCCGCACAGTCTCGCAGCTCCCTTGTGTAGCGGCCAGCACCTTCCCCCTACCTGTTCCTCACAACAAGTCCCCGCCTGCAGTGTGGTCTTCAGCACTGGACAACACTACCACCCG ATGCTCCAGGCTTGTTCAATGCAACATTTGCCGATGCCCTATGCCTTCCCCTCGCTGCTGTCTGGTGACCCTCAGTTCCTGCTTCCCCATCCGCCCCACCTCTCACACCACCCGCCCCACCTCCCCACACCTGCACAGTTCCTGCCTTTCCAGACGCAACAGCCGCGATCG CCCTTACAGAGGATCGAAAATGAGGTTGAACTTCTGGGAGAGCAGCTTTCAGTAGGCGGAGGCTTCAGCTACgcccaccatcaccaccaccaccatcaccaccagcCTCCCCCTACCCTGCCGCCCTCCACACCGCTCCAGTTCCTCTCGCACCATGACCCCCTGTCGCAGGAGCTCTTTACAGTG CCCTATCCACACTTCATGCCTCGTCGATTCACAAGCCGGCGTTACCGCTCTCAGCAGGCTGTACCCCCGTCACCCTACCACCCCAGCTTCCTGCCTTACTTCCT GTCTATGCTTCCTGTGCCCCCGAATGTGGCCCCCACTATCAACCTAGAGCTGGATGTGGACGACGGAGAGGTGGAGAACTATGAG GCCCTGTTGAACCTCGCAGAACGTCTCGGGGAGGCCAAGCCCCGCGGTCTAACGAAGGCCGATATAGAACAGCTTCCATCATACAGGTTCAACTCCAACAACCATCAGTCTGAGCAAACAAT gtgtgtggtgtgtatgtgtgacttTGAGTCTCGCCAGCTCCTGAGGGTCTTGCCCTGTAATCacgagttccacgccaagtgTGTAGACAAGTGGCTTAAG GCTAACCGAACTTGTCCTATTTGTCGAGCCGATGCCTCCGAGGTCCAGCGGGACTCTGAGTGA
- the LOC115013001 gene encoding cysteine-rich protein 2, producing MVGYCPICGKPVYFGEKKRSLGRDYHPLCLKCQQCNRQLTPSQHAEYDEKPYCSHCYLKRFGPRGNR from the exons ATGGTAGGCTACTGTCCAATCTGTGGGAAGCCCGTCTACTTTG GTGAGAAGAAGCGGTCCTTAGGGAGGGACTACCACCCTCTGTGTCTCAAGTGTCAACAGTGCAACAGACAGCTCACACCTAGTCAACATGCTGag tATGATGAGAAGCCATATTGTTCACACTGCTACCTGAAGAGGTTTGGTCcaagag GTAACAGGTGA